GCCCCCATCGGCATCCACCGGGCGATGTTCCGCAGGCATCGGCTCGACATCGTCGTCACCACCGCGCACCGGCTTTCCTATGCCGGAATCGTGTTTCTCGCACTGACTTTGGCCGGTGTGATGGTGCTGATTTTCGGAGCGGTGGGTAATCTGCAGGCCGGCATCGTGGCCGGATCGGTCACCGCGTTGGCCATCGCACTCTTCTGGGTGGGCCTGCCGCTGTGGTCGCGGATGCGGGCCGGGCCACCGGACTGAGCGAGGCAGTTTGTCGGTCCGGGCGCTCGGGTATGCGGAGGTCCATGACGCGATTCGGATACACCTTGATGACCGAGCAGACCGGACCGAAAGAGCTTGTGAGGTATGCAGTCTCTGCCGAGCAAGCGGGTTTCGATTTCGAGGTCTGCAGCGACCATTTCAGCCCGTGGTTGACCAGCCAGGGGCACGCCCCCAATGCATGGGCGGTCCTGGGGGCGGTCGCGGCGATGACCGAGCGGGTGGGCCTCTATTCCTTCGTAACCTGCCCCACCATGCGCTATCACCCGGCGGTGGTCGCCCAGCAAGCGGCGACCGTGCAGATCCTGGCCGACGGCCGCTTCACCCTCGGCCTGGGCAGCGGTGAGAATCTCAACGAGCACATCATCGGCGCGGGGTGGCCGGCGGCGCCGCGCCGCCTGGACATGCTCGCCGAGGCCATCAAGATCATCCGCGAACTGCTCGGTGGTGACCTCGTGGACTTCCACGGCGATTACTTCTCAGTAGATTCCGCGCGCATCTGGGATGTACCCGACGACCCCGTCGAGATCGGTGTGTCGATCACCGGCGACCGGACGATCGACACGTTGGGGGTGCTCGCCGACCATCTGATCAACACCGCCCCCGACAGCGATGTCGTCGAGAGTTGGAAGCGGGTCCGCCAGCCGATGGGTCTTCCCGAGGGGAAGGTGGTGGGACAGCTGCCGATCTGTTGGGATCCCGACCGTGATGCCGCGGTAGCGCGTGCCCATGATCAGTTCCGGTGGTTCGCCGGCGGATGGTCGGTCAACGCCGATCTGCCGACACCGGCCGGATTCGCGGGAGCGACCCAGTTCGTCCGACCGGAGGATGTCGCGGATGCCATTCCGTGTGGGCCCGATCTCGATCCGATCGTGGAGGCGGTAGGCGAATATGCCAAGGCCGGTTTCACCGATGTGGCGCTC
This DNA window, taken from Mycolicibacterium neoaurum, encodes the following:
- a CDS encoding LLM class F420-dependent oxidoreductase, coding for MTRFGYTLMTEQTGPKELVRYAVSAEQAGFDFEVCSDHFSPWLTSQGHAPNAWAVLGAVAAMTERVGLYSFVTCPTMRYHPAVVAQQAATVQILADGRFTLGLGSGENLNEHIIGAGWPAAPRRLDMLAEAIKIIRELLGGDLVDFHGDYFSVDSARIWDVPDDPVEIGVSITGDRTIDTLGVLADHLINTAPDSDVVESWKRVRQPMGLPEGKVVGQLPICWDPDRDAAVARAHDQFRWFAGGWSVNADLPTPAGFAGATQFVRPEDVADAIPCGPDLDPIVEAVGEYAKAGFTDVALIQIGGDSQDSFFAEAAGPLLSALRSEWGD
- a CDS encoding DUF6328 family protein, with the protein product MDSLEGDRRWNEAARHETSTQRLDRNWSSLLQELRVVQTGVQLLTGLLLTLPFHDRFEGLPAELRSVYLATVSCSIAATVLLIAPIGIHRAMFRRHRLDIVVTTAHRLSYAGIVFLALTLAGVMVLIFGAVGNLQAGIVAGSVTALAIALFWVGLPLWSRMRAGPPD